In one window of Desulfobacterales bacterium DNA:
- a CDS encoding SprT family zinc-dependent metalloprotease: MVRQLKLGNISVDVVLKDIKNVHLSVHPPTGRVRISAPLRMNIDTIRVFAISKLGWIKQQQKNLKEQDRETPREYLNRESHYVWGKRYLLKIFESNQAPSVELKHSRILLRVRPGTDEKRRQAIMEDWYREQLKNAITPLIARWEPLLGVKVKRFFVQRMKTKWGSCNHSARHIRLNTELAKKPPECLEYIIVHEMAHLHEPTHNDRFRALMDRFMPKWQFYQAQLNRLPVSHEAWAY, encoded by the coding sequence ATGGTCAGACAGCTCAAGCTGGGAAATATTTCGGTGGACGTGGTGCTTAAGGACATCAAGAATGTCCATTTGAGTGTCCATCCTCCGACCGGTCGGGTGCGGATCTCTGCGCCTTTGCGTATGAATATCGACACCATTCGAGTTTTTGCCATTTCCAAACTTGGTTGGATTAAGCAGCAACAGAAGAATCTTAAAGAACAAGACCGTGAAACCCCTCGTGAATACCTGAACCGCGAGAGTCACTACGTCTGGGGAAAGCGCTATCTTTTAAAGATCTTTGAAAGCAACCAGGCACCATCCGTCGAATTGAAACATAGCAGGATACTGTTGCGGGTGCGTCCGGGTACGGATGAAAAACGACGGCAAGCCATCATGGAGGACTGGTACCGCGAGCAGCTCAAGAATGCTATTACGCCCCTGATCGCCAGGTGGGAGCCGTTGCTGGGTGTAAAAGTAAAGCGGTTCTTTGTGCAACGGATGAAGACCAAATGGGGCAGCTGCAACCATAGTGCACGCCACATTCGTCTTAACACAGAACTCGCCAAAAAGCCGCCGGAGTGCCTTGAATACATTATTGTGCATGAAATGGCACATTTGCATGAACCAACCCACAACGACCGTTTCAGGGCGCTGATGGATCGCTTTATGCCGAAGTGGCAGTTCTATCAGGCGCAATTAAATCGGTTGCCGGTCAGCCATGAGGCTTGGGCTTATTGA